A single region of the Streptomyces sp. NBC_01803 genome encodes:
- a CDS encoding ATP-binding cassette domain-containing protein, producing MPGAIWAEGLVKTFGDVRALDGVDIDVPEGTVLGLLGPNGAGKTTTVRVLTTLMRPDKGRAEVAGLDVLKYPNEVRRSIGLSGQFAAVDDYLTGRENLQMVGRLYQLSARDAKRRADELLERFNLADAADRTAKTYSGGMRRRLDLAAALITSPPVMFMDEPTTGLDPMNRQALWEVIEELVAGGATLLLTTQYLEEADRLADTIAVVDSGRVIARGTSDELKSQSGGDVVEVVVHDRTRLAEAETVLRRLGDGETTLIEHTRKLGVPASGGAKTLAEVIRELDALGIEMDDIGLRRPTLDDVFLSLTGHAAGTDGATGTGGKGGAGGVDGAKGPTKTEKKDKKSKKEKKEKVTR from the coding sequence ATGCCAGGCGCCATCTGGGCCGAAGGGCTCGTGAAGACCTTCGGCGACGTCAGGGCACTGGACGGCGTGGACATCGACGTGCCGGAGGGCACCGTGCTCGGCCTCCTCGGGCCGAACGGCGCGGGGAAGACGACCACGGTGCGTGTCCTCACCACCCTGATGCGGCCCGACAAGGGCCGAGCCGAGGTGGCCGGTCTCGATGTGCTCAAGTATCCGAACGAGGTGCGGCGCTCCATAGGGCTCTCCGGCCAGTTCGCCGCCGTCGACGACTATCTGACCGGCCGGGAGAATCTTCAGATGGTTGGTCGGCTCTACCAGCTCTCCGCGCGGGACGCGAAGCGCCGAGCCGACGAGCTGCTGGAGCGGTTCAACCTGGCGGACGCCGCCGACCGCACCGCCAAGACGTACTCCGGGGGCATGCGCCGCCGCCTCGACCTGGCCGCCGCGCTGATCACCAGCCCGCCCGTGATGTTCATGGACGAGCCGACCACCGGCCTCGACCCGATGAACCGGCAGGCCCTGTGGGAGGTCATCGAGGAATTGGTGGCCGGCGGCGCCACGCTGCTGCTCACCACGCAGTATCTGGAGGAGGCCGACCGCTTGGCCGACACCATCGCCGTGGTCGACAGCGGCAGGGTCATCGCGCGAGGCACCTCCGACGAGCTGAAGAGCCAGTCCGGCGGTGACGTGGTCGAAGTCGTGGTGCACGACCGGACGCGCCTGGCCGAGGCCGAGACGGTGCTGCGGCGCCTGGGCGACGGCGAGACCACCCTGATCGAGCACACCCGCAAGCTCGGTGTCCCGGCCTCCGGCGGCGCCAAGACGCTGGCCGAGGTCATCCGCGAGCTGGACGCCCTCGGCATCGAGATGGACGACATCGGTCTGCGCCGCCCCACCCTGGACGACGTCTTCCTCTCCCTCACCGGCCACGCGGCCGGTACGGACGGAGCGACCGGGACGGGCGGGAAAGGCGGGGCGGGCGGGGTGGACGGGGCCAAGGGCCCGACGAAGACGGAGAAGAAGGACAAGAAGAGCAAGAAGGAGAAGAAGGAGAAGGTGACGCGATGA
- a CDS encoding ABC transporter permease → MTSPLSAARQPIGPRHAARPDDQRIGFRQGLRDSMIVAKRNLLRMLRIPEIVVFGMIQPIMFVVLFSYVFGGSINIPGAGLDPEAYREFLMGGIFAQTVTFATAGAGAGIAEDMQKGIIDRFRSLPMARGAVLTGRTFADLVQTAVILVVLAIVAFAVGWRTHEGLPKALAAFGLLLLFGYAFTWIGALIGLSVRSPEAATSGGLVWLFPLTFISIAFVPSENMPGWLQPVAEWNPFSATVLGVRELFGNLPPGYQAPDSWPMQHPVLASALWSVAVILFFRKQAVRKYRQATG, encoded by the coding sequence ATGACCAGCCCCCTGTCCGCCGCGCGCCAGCCGATCGGGCCACGGCACGCGGCGCGCCCGGACGACCAGCGGATCGGCTTCCGCCAGGGCTTGCGTGACTCCATGATCGTCGCCAAGCGGAATCTGCTGCGGATGCTGCGCATCCCCGAGATCGTCGTCTTCGGCATGATCCAGCCGATCATGTTCGTCGTCCTGTTCTCCTACGTCTTCGGCGGCTCGATCAACATCCCGGGCGCCGGTCTCGACCCCGAGGCGTACCGGGAGTTCCTGATGGGCGGCATCTTCGCGCAGACCGTCACCTTCGCCACGGCGGGCGCGGGCGCGGGCATAGCCGAGGACATGCAGAAGGGCATCATCGACCGTTTCCGCTCGCTGCCCATGGCGCGCGGCGCCGTCCTGACCGGGCGCACCTTCGCCGACCTGGTGCAGACGGCCGTCATCCTGGTCGTCCTCGCCATCGTCGCCTTCGCGGTCGGCTGGCGCACGCACGAGGGACTGCCCAAGGCGCTGGCCGCCTTCGGGCTGCTGCTCCTCTTCGGCTATGCCTTCACCTGGATCGGTGCCCTGATCGGCCTGTCGGTCCGCTCCCCGGAGGCGGCCACCTCCGGCGGCCTGGTCTGGCTGTTCCCGCTGACGTTCATCTCCATCGCCTTCGTCCCCTCGGAGAACATGCCGGGCTGGCTCCAGCCGGTCGCCGAGTGGAATCCGTTCAGCGCCACGGTGCTGGGTGTCCGCGAGCTCTTCGGGAATCTGCCGCCGGGCTATCAGGCGCCGGACTCCTGGCCCATGCAGCACCCGGTGCTGGCCTCCGCCTTGTGGTCGGTGGCGGTCATCCTCTTCTTCCGCAAGCAGGCCGTGCGCAAGTACCGGCAGGCCACCGGCTGA